Proteins from one Coffea arabica cultivar ET-39 chromosome 8c, Coffea Arabica ET-39 HiFi, whole genome shotgun sequence genomic window:
- the LOC113706362 gene encoding UPF0481 protein At3g47200-like: MSEDKGLTTRIDRKLSGLSNSFSKQRIFRVDHKLRSQNEVAYEPQMFSIGPYHHGKENLVKAQTYKLWYLKELLLRRGESSTERYINALKDLEEGARSWYAEEDMIGLGSDEFVEMMLLDGFFIIEFLRKYAGWCLYKEYPLNYVPQQGDPIFLNRRIMGCLFRDILLFENQLPFFILVRLLEMTKSPGGAEEENLIDLAIFPDSPLHFFFPGEKPVSLPNPTTNIAGNVGDVVHLLHLVHECWCWSFAGKLAGGNRSPDNGDPQGFHSTRGGWLKLMKKSSIKLHKIAGSACWPFAAKPAADNRSLENGHPHDIYSTSSWDLEKGVSATQLPKITSSLHCFSFAAKRVADHQSQENGDSQDNCSTSGEVYEHIKCASELKQAGIKFETANKSVSWLDIAFEKGVMKIPTLDVHDVTECVFRNLIGFELYMINGLDDRRYVIDYLTFMDSLIDSSRDVEKLRHQKIITKWLGDDKAISSVFNSLVKEVETEAANDFFCYSRVFKQVNEYSSRRWNIWRAHLMRNYFNNPWSIISFAAALVLLILTFVQTIFSILQFESEPSCACKVS, encoded by the coding sequence ATGTCTGAGGACAAAGGACTGACCACTCGTATTGATCGAAAGCTTTCTGGGCTATCAAATTCATTTAGCAAGCAACGGATTTTCAGAGTCGATCATAAACTTCGCAGCCAAAATGAAGTGGCGTACGAACCACAGATGTTCTCTATCGGGCCTTATCATCACGGTAAGGAAAACTTGGTAAAAGCGCAGACGTATAAGCTGTGGTACTTGAAAGAGCTTCTCCTTCGAAGAGGCGAGTCAAGTACTGAGAGATACATCAATGCCTTAAAAGACCTTGAAGAGGGAGCTCGAAGTTGGTATGCAGAAGAAGATATGATTGGTCTTGGTAGTGATGAATTTGTGGAAATGATGCTACTTGACGGGTTCTTTATCATTGAGTTTTTGAGGAAATATGCTGGTTGGTGCCTGTACAAAGAGTATCCCCTTAATTACGTCCCACAACAAGGTGACCCCATCTTCCTGAATCGTAGGATAATGGGATGTCTGTTCAGGGACATACTATTGTTTGAAAATCAACTGCCTTTCTTCATCCTGGTTCGTCTGCTTGAAATGACTAAGTCACCTGGAGGAGCTGAGGAGGAGAACCTCATTGATCTTGCAATTTTCCCCGATTCACCTCTGCATTTCTTTTTCCCAGGTGAGAAACCTGTATCATTACCGAATCCTACCACAAACATTGCTGGAAATGTTGGAGATGTCGTTCATCTTCTTCACCTGGTGCACGAGTGCTGGtgttggtcatttgctggaaAACTAGCAGGTGGTAATCGAAGCCCAGATAACGGGGATCCACAAGGCTTTCATTCTACAAGAGGCGGGTGGTTGAAGCTAATGAAAAAATCCTCAATCAAGCTACATAAAATTGCTGGCAGCGCATGTTGGCCATTTGCTGCAAAACCAGCAGCTGATAATCGAAGCCTAGAAAACGGGCATCCACATGACATTTATTCCACAAGCAGCTGGGATTTGGAAAAAGGTGTATCCGCAACCCAGCTACCCAAAATTACTAGCAGCTTGCACTGTTTTTCATTTGCTGCAAAACGAGTAGCTGATCATCAAAGCCAAGAGAATGGGGATTCGcaagacaattgttccacaagTGGCGAGGTGTACGAGCACATAAAATGCGCAAGCGAACTGAAACAAGCCGGGATAAAGTTTGAGACGGCTAACAAAAGTGTATCGTGGCTGGATATTGCTTTTGAAAAGGGGGTAATGAAAATCCCGACTCTGGACGTTCATGATGTTACAGAATGCGTCTTCAGAAACTTAATTGGGTTTGAACTTTACATGATTAATGGACTGGATGATAGAAGATATGTAATTGATTATCTCACGTTCATGGATAGTCTCATTGATTCCTCAAGGGATGTTGAAAAGCTTCGACACCAAAAAATTATAACCAAGTGGTTAGGTGATGATAAAGCGATATCTTCAGTGTTTAATAGTCTTGTGAAGGAGGTCGAGACTGAGGCAGCCAACGATTTCTTCTGTTACTCGAGAGTTTTCAAGCAAGTGAACGAGTATTCTAGCCGGCGTTGGAACATCTGGAGAGCTCATCTGATGAGGAATTATTTCAATAACCCCTGGTCCATCATCTCATTTGCAGCTGCTCTTGTGTTGCTCATTCTGACATTTGTGCAGACCATATTTTCGATCCTACAATTTGAAAGCGAGCCCAGCTGTGCATGTAAAGTGTCCTAA
- the LOC113706363 gene encoding BURP domain-containing protein 3-like — protein sequence MDLLKLLCFLISVSLGVAAKHADLEVYWKSKLPNTPMPKAVRDIIQNGKPPGVGGLSASPDMAIPIRFGRRYFTYGHGVVRDGKNPTEAQLRNHQNVTVFFLKRDLHGGSIMNLQFVNLLDNTTAFLPRQVADSIPFSSKSVPEILNKFSVNPNSVQAEAMKELIADCEEPGIEVEDKYCATSLESMVDFTTSKLGKNVGAISTEAQKTDPKILKYVIVNVFKLNDDDKAIVACHKQDYVYAVFYCHTLRRTDAYRVNLVGADDGAKVKAVVVCHEDTSAWTPKHVAFQLLKVKPGSVPICHFLPEDHFVSWALKH from the exons ATGGACTTGCTCAAGCTCCTCTGTTTTCTGATATCTGTTTCT CTAGGCGTTGCAGCAAAGCATGCAGATCTTGAAGTTTATTGGAAATCCAAGCTTCCAAACACTCCAATGCCGAAAGCGGTCAGAGATATCATACAGAACG GAAAGCCTCCAGGAGTTGGCGGTCTCAGCGCAAGTCCCGATATGGCCATCCCAATCCGTTTTGGTAGAAGATATTTTACATATGGCCATGGGGTGGTCAGAGATGGTAAAAATCCTACCGAAGCCCAACTCCGTAATCACCAAAACGTAACAGTTTTCTTCTTGAAAAGGGACCTCCATGGCGGCTCAATCATGAATCTGCAGTTTGTTAATTTACTGGACAATACTACGGCCTTCCTACCCCGCCAGGTGGCTGATTCCATTCCCTTCTCGTCCAAATCTGTTCCCGAAATTTTGAACAAATTCTCAGTGAACCCAAATTCAGTACAAGCCGAAGCTATGAAGGAACTGATAGCAGACTGTGAGGAGCCTGGGATCGAAGTGGAAGACAAGTACTGCGCGACATCTCTCGAGTCGATGGTCGATTTCACAACTTCCAAGCTGGGGAAAAATGTCGGAGCAATTTCAACCGAAGCCCAGAAAACAGATCCGAAAATCTTAAAATATGTTATTGTGAATGTTTTCAAGTTGAACGACGATGATAAAGCAATCGTTGCTTGCCACAAGCAAGACTATGTCTACGCAGTTTTTTACTGTCACACCCTGCGGCGTACCGATGCATATAGGGTTAATTTAGTTGGAGCTGATGATGGGGCAAAAGTCAAGGCTGTGGTAGTTTGTCACGAGGATACATCAGCATGGACCCCAAAACATGTAGCTTTTCAGCTGCTAAAGGTGAAGCCTGGAAGTGTTCCAATCTGCCATTTCCTTCCTGAGGATCACTTTGTCAGCTGGGCTCTAAAGCACTGA
- the LOC113707204 gene encoding BURP domain-containing protein 6-like — MGLVLLLSHLNILGSRTVIAGSCVLAFYRGCYYLMDLLKLLCFLTSVSLGIAAEHADLEVYWKSKLPNTPMPKAVRDIIQNGKPPGVGALSASPPAIPFRFPRYGVIRYGGNPTEGQLRNHQNLTVFFLKMDLHGGSIMNLQFVNILDNTAAFLPRQVADSIPFSSKSVPEILNKFSVNPNSVQAEAIKELIADCEEPGIEGEDKYCATSLESMVDFTTSKLGKNVGAISTEAQKTDPKILKYVIVDVFKLNNDDKAIVACHKQDYVYAVFYCHTLQRTDAYRVNLVGADDGAKAKAVVVCHEDTSAWNPKHLAFQLLKVKPGNVPICHFLPEDHFVSWALKH; from the exons ATGGGTCTTGTGCTACTACTATCTCACCTCAATATTTTGGGTTCTAGAACCGTCATCGCGGGGTCTTGCGTGCTGGCGTTCTACCGTGGCTGCTATTATTTGATGGACTTGCTCAAGCTCCTCTGTTTTCTGACATCTGTTTCT CTAGGAATTGCAGCAGAGCATGCAGATCTTGAAGTTTATTGGAAATCCAAGCTTCCAAACACTCCTATGCCAAAAGCGGTCAGAGATATCATACAGAACG GAAAGCCTCCAGGAGTTGGCGCTCTCAGCGCAAGTCCCCCGGCCATCCCATTCCGTTTTCCAAGATATGGCGTGATCAGATATGGTGGAAATCCTACCGAAGGCCAACTGCGTAATCACCAAAACTTAACAGTTTTCTTCTTGAAAATGGACCTCCATGGGGGCTCAATCATGAATCTGCAGTTTGTTAATATACTGGACAATACTGCGGCCTTCCTACCCCGCCAGGTGGCAGATTCCATTCCCTTCTCGTCCAAATCTGTTCCCGAAATTTTGAACAAATTCTCAGTGAACCCAAATTCAGTACAAGCCGAAGCTATCAAGGAACTGATAGCAGACTGCGAGGAGCCTGGGATTGAAGGGGAAGACAAGTACTGCGCGACATCTCTCGAGTCGATGGTCGATTTCACTACTTCCAAGCTGGGGAAAAATGTTGGAGCAATTTCAACCGAAGCCCAGAAAACAGATCCGAAAATCTTAAAATATGTTATTGTGGATGTTTTCAAGTTGAATAACGATGATAAGGCAATCGTTGCTTGCCACAAGCAAGACTATGTCTACGCAGTTTTTTACTGTCACACCCTGCAGCGTACCGATGCATATAGGGTTAATTTAGTTGGAGCTGATGATGGGGCAAAAGCCAAGGCTGTGGTAGTTTGTCACGAGGATACATCAGCATGGAACCCAAAACATTTAGCTTTTCAGCTGCTAAAGGTGAAGCCTGGAAATGTTCCAATCTGCCATTTCCTTCCTGAGGATCACTTTGTCAGCTGGGCTCTAAAGCACTGA